tgtgacaatgttttagccccatcaggcattgggacctcaacccagaattccaatgggcagcagagactgctggaactgtgggatagctacccacagtgcaacactccagaagtcgactagcctcggtactgtggaagcactccactgagttaatgcacttagagcattttctgtggggacacatactcgaatatataaaaccaatttctaaaaaaccaacttctataaatttgactaATTTCATAGTGGACACATACCCTAAGTTGACATGGAGCACTCCTTCAGTTCTTCACCCCCCACACTTGCTTGATGGAAGAGATGTGGATTCATGTAGTGCCTAGCAAAGGTCCTTCATGCAGGATACTACTTTCAGCAGCCCCTTGGCTAATGTTAGAAGGTATAGGTGATTTCCAAACAGGACTTGTTCACAAGAAGCTGAAAtttttttccagcacaaatgTGCATGATTCATGCAACAGCTTATATGTTCACTGAGAGCAATCATCTTCTTGCCTTTGTCCTACCCACCCAAAGATCTGCCTTTTTCTTTACAGGGAGGCATGAGGGTAGTGTGAGGTATTCTCAGGCAGAACAGCATCGTGGCTGCCTTTCCAAAAAATTGTAATGTTGATGCATAATGCTGATGGTATAAGGGAGGCTCTGGTGTAGCTTGACGAGCAGGTACTCCCTTGTGTGGGGTTAGCATACTAACAGACAATCATGGGGTAGTACTTGCTCGTCACTAAGCTTTCCCCACCAAAAGGCTTTATTACTGCAGCTTGCTCACTCTGTACTAGCACCAAATAAAACAGCAGCCATAACATTCAGTTTTGTTAAGGCTAGATAGGGCAGATGTTTTTATAAGCCAGTGGTAATATTTCAAAATAGACTTTCCTGACCTTCCCCTTCCACAAAGTTTATTTCAAATGGTCTAGTGCATAAGCCATCCTTGAACTACTTGAATACACTTCTCAGTTAGTGCCTGAAGGAGATTCTCCTCCACAGAAAACTGAGTGCATATGTGAAAGAGAACCATCACCTATTAATCCACACTTTAGAGGAAGGCATGGGTAGAGGCCACCCATTCCTTTCCAGGGAAGAGGAGAGGTGGGTGACCAAGTTCTTACCCCCTCCCCTTAACACTAGGTGATAGCTTCAATCTTATCCTCATCCCATAGCAAATCTGATCTGAATGGTTTCTAAAACCTATTCCTAGTACCAGGCTATTTGATTGCGACTAAAGTCCCATTTATCCCTTCAGTGAAAGCAAGAGTTCCACAATCCACCCTCACCCTACAAAAGTCTCCTCACTAACAGAAGAGTCCCGAGAAGCTGATATCATTCCTTCATAAGGTTTACACAAGACAGATATGGGGGTTTTTAAAGCCTTTTATTGTGTAAACTGTATTGAAAGACATTAGTTCTCCTTCTCCTGCACAGTCTTGGTTCCACGCAGTCTACCAGTACGACGGGCAGCAATGAGACCGACCTTGCGACCAGCGGGAGCATCTCTCCTGATGGTTGAAGGCTTACCAATATGTTGATGGTTACCACCACCAAAGGGATGTTCTACAGGCTATAAAGAAAGTCAACAAGGTCAAAAATGTAGACAAAGGGATGTTTCAAGTTAAATAAATTAAACTTAACACTCAAACCAAGGTAAGTGTGCACTAGAACTTATTTTATACCTTTTATCTCCTTACTTTATATCAAGGAATAATTTTACCTACCATGCATGCTCTACAGCAGATGTTTGCAACTGTAGAGCAATACTATATGCACTTTCTAGGCAGTTTATATCGCCTACACTCAATAGCTCTTGCCAAAAGCACCACTGAATCTTGAATGACAATTGTTAAGCCCTTACGTGAACTATAGAAGGACAGACATTTGAAAGCTGAGACACTTACATTCATAGCCACACCACGGACACGTGGCCAGCAGTTTCGCTTTGCCTTGTATTTGTGATAGGCACGACCTGCCTTTAGGATAGGCTTGTCAATACGACCTCCACCAGCAACAATgcctgaaattaattttaaaaatacaaattaattagTTGCGAGTTAAGATGTTATGGTCATCGCTTTATATTTTGAAAGCTTTAACTCATGCAGTGAAGTCTGTGGCTAAAATGATTAGCAAATGGCTTTGTTAGTGATGGGATATTTAAGGGGAAGTACCAATTCACACTAAGGAAAAAATGGACTGCTATTTTgcaattttaaaactgttttagaAATCTTGTCTAGCTAGCTAATCTGTGAAAGTGAGTCACAAATGTGCAACTGTCCACACAAACATTTCACACCCAGGACAAGAGTATGAATTGCTTCATGAAGGTTAGATACTGTGAAACTACATTCTTGCAAACAGGTGTTCTAGTATCTCTATGCATTGAAGGTGGGCTGCAAAGGAAGAGTTCTTAATTTTAATCTCTATTTAGTTAACTTTTCTCCTTTTAATAGTAAGACTAGATCACAAAAGATGGTCCTGAATACTAGATCATTGGTCATACTTCCCAGAATTGCTTGTACAATGCCAACACAGCTGCCTGGAGTAATGAGATGTGACAACCTTTCAGTTAGAACAAATCATCACTGAAAGATCAGGAGAAACAGTTAACGCCTACTGGGTTTTACCTTCAACACAGTGGTCATAACTGACTTGGCACACTGCTAATAACAGCTTAAGATATGTAATGAATTAACTATGAAAATTACTGTAGCCTGTGTAATTTGCATATTCAGTCTTTTTATATTGCTTCCCCTGCCCTTATTCTGTTCCACCAGTGTGTGTGTTAAATGCAAGTTGTCAAACCTCCCTGTGCCCCTAGTTGTAGGGTTACTAACATTCCAGGATTCTCCTGGAGTCTCTAGAAATTAGAGATTGTTATCTGATGAAGCCTCCAGGACTATGTCCAAAGAAAATTAGCAACCATACCCAGCTGTGGCAGAGAAGAAATGTACAGGGAAGTAATGAGTTTGCTACTGAAGTCCAAAAACTAGCTACTGGTAAAATGGATTGTTTACAATGAAAGATGTccagtttttaaaacaatttcctgCTAGCTTCACATAGCACCTGCTATAATAGTTTAGGATAAGTAATACTGTGTCCTCATGCAATTTCAAAAAAGCAGGTAGTACTCTGTTTCTCAACTTTCTTGTACTGGTAACTGCCTTTGGACTTCActaagctgaagcctgagctctgccACCCAGGGCTAAAGCATGGAACTTAACTTTGCTGGGCCCcaggcaattgtcctgcttgcCACCACTAAACCCATCCCatgacccccaggttgagaaacagtGTAACTCAGCTTTTAGACTGGACACTTAAGCAGCCATCCCAACTTCTGGAAGTAGTACCACAGGATTTAGTGATCAGATAGTCAGGATCTGCTGTGTGTCTCATCTAATACAGAGCACCTGCAACAGCCTGatggggctttggctttagccTTAGACTCACTCGAAAGGAAGCCTGCCACCTCTTGGAACACCAATACTGTTTCCTACAGAACTGAAGGTTTTCCTTGCAAGTCTTCCAAGCAAGGGTAGCAGAATTGCATGCTTTCATAAACTGATCAGCTCTCTGCACATGTGTATTATGATACCTCTCTGGAACTGGAGTTTATCACAGTCTACTTTTGAACTCTATTTCCAAGCCTACACACCATTAGAACGTCTTAAATCCAACACAATCACTTCCTAATAACTCTTAATGATAAAGTATATAGGCTAATGTGTTAAGTTATTTGGGGGCTGAGAATGTCTTCTGTTCTTTGTATAATGCCTAGCATAGTAAAGATTCTAGGCTTTATGATAACACAACTTGTGCAGTAAGACCCACATTAAAGCAGTACATTAAATTCCCATGTACAAACTATTTATTCACATGTACACCTATATAACATGTAGGCTATTTTGGGTCCACGTGTGTATAGTTAGCTTTCAAAGACGCAACACACACCCCAACCTAGATCACCCGTGTTTGAGGTATTAAGCAGTGAGCCTATTTACTACCACCCCTTTCACTACAGTTTGGACACCATTAAGATACAATACATAAATTGACCACTGTCACTTGTGACTTACCAACAACAGCTCTGTTTGCAGAAGAGATCACCTTCTTGGACCCAGAAGGCAGCTTCACTCGGGTTTTCTTAGTTTCAGGATTGTGGGAGATAACTGTGGCATAGTTTCCAGAAGCACGGGCCAATTTACCACGGTCACCAGGCTTTTCTTCAAGGCAACAgacaatggtgccttctggcatAGTGCCAACAGGTAGGACATTTCCGATGTTAAGCTGAGCTGAAAAAATAGACCTATTTAGTTATCTGTAGATGCACatcataagagcggccatactgggtcaaaccaaagatccatcaagcccagtatccggtcttttgacagtggccaatgccaggttccccagagggactTTTTGAAGTTTAACTGTAATCTTGAAAAATCCAGAAATATGTATAGATATCTTCAGGTACAATATACAGACTCAAACCAGAAATAAGGTATTAAACTATTACATATCACTAGATGTATTTATAGGGTTACCAACATGATGCTATCTGGGTAcactttccctccccccttccttcaATAACTGACTTTAGGGTAATCAGTCAGTCAAATGTAAGGGATTCTAAGGAATAGTTTGTCAGAGGCCTGGACAAAAAAAATACACCTTGTTAGCTTATAAATGTTGTAATTAGTTGCAGAATTTGTTGGATGGTGAAATGTTTCCAGCTCCATATAAAAACATAGTACTTTGCAAACAGCTAGTGAAGGCCAGTGCATTAAACATTACTTTTAGAAATCTTAGGGCTCATAAGGTCATGCAGTAAAGTTCTCAGGAAGACAAACATGCAGGTCAGATTCCATCATATGagtctaagccagtggttctaaacctttccagatgactgtacgctattcaggagtctgatttgtcttgtgtacccgcaagttacacctcacttaaactactcaCTTAACACAATCTGGCATAAAAATagaagtatcacagcacacttactgaaaaattgcttactttctcatttttaccatattatgAAAcaccaattggaatataaattttgtacttatttcagtgtatagcatatagagccgtataaaaaaatcattgtctatatgaaattttagtctgtactgacttcactaatgctttttacgtagtctgttgtaaaataggcaaatatctaaatgagtatCGATGTACCCCTTGGacgacctctgcataccccctgggctacatgtacccctggttgagaaccactggtctaaactaCCAGCTTCTGGAGGCCCTTTAAACATGACTAGCTGCAGTCCTAACTCACCTTTCTTGCCGCAGTAAACAAATTGGCCAGTATGAATACCCTCAGCTGCAATGAACAACTCTGTTCTTTTCTTAAACCTGTATGGATCACGAAATGCAACCTTGGCAAGGGGAGCACCTCGGCCAGGATCATGAATGATATCCTGATGTGATAAAAAGCATATTTAGAAACAGCCATGTCATTTATTCAGATTAGTGACAAATACATAAGCTTGTAGCAAATACTTAAACCTAACAGGCTCTTAAGACAAGCAGTTTAAACATTATTCTAACTCCTCCAGAAAGTTAGAATCTGGTACTAATCTTTACTTAaaacacactcccagtcttttaCTCAACCCTCACTCTAAGTTCAGATCAAGTTCACTTCTGCAAGATGGCCAGATCAAAAACCTAGCTGTAACAGTTCTCAGCTAAATATATTACTTCATGCTAATCACACTTACTGCCCTTTTTTAATCCCTGCAGACCTTCCAAAATTAGGCATTTGGCTTTCACTAACATCAATTTAATAAGATGTTTATGCATATTTTAATTGAGACCTACCAAAAAGCTATTTTGAGAACCATTTAAAAAGAGAGGAACTTTTTCAACTGCTCTCCAAGTAACTCCTCCCAATCCACATCTGTCAGAGTTTCAGAACTGCCAATGTATTTATGTAAAGGTCTTAATTGATTTGGAACTGccaaattcatttagcttttgtAGGTGTGTGTTTGGTACTGTTAGACTGCCCCTTCTTTCCTCCAATAGGATCACACTGATTTGTTGCAATTAGATTGCTGCTCAGAGGATCTGTCTGAACATCAAACAATCTGGGTCACTTAACAAGTTCTATTCCTCTAAAAGACTTTCAAATTGATTTCAGACTAACTCCCTTCTGGCCTGACAACCATCTGAAGTGTCAAGCTAAGAGTAGTGTTTTTTCTAAGAAGCTTAGAGGAATTTATTGtgttaaaaaaacccagctaATGTTTGGTCTAGTGCTAGTCTACACTAGATTAGATTGActcagctacatcactcaggggtgtgaaaaaatccatACCCCAGGAGCAATGTCATTAAACCAACCTAACTCCTTGTATAGGctgcactaggtcaatggaagtaTTCTTTCATCCAGCTACCTGTCCCCTTGAATCCTTCCATCATTGTAGTGTCTATGATGAAGCACTATACCTGTGCCACTACAGAAGAGTAACTGTAGACATTCCCTTAGCTATCTGGGAGTCAGATGTGGGTTCTACTTCCAGCTCTGGCACTATCCTCCTGGGAGACACAGGGCCAgtgtagattttaaaaatgcGTATATGTTGCATTGATGAACCCTCAAATTTTGCAAATAAAGAGCACTGCTTTAATTATACAGAATCAGGGAAAATTAATCTTTAACTTTGATATCAACTTAGGTTTTATAAGTAGGTCAACATGAGGTACCACATTAAATATCTATATTTTCATTCCTTACAATGGAGGGAATTCTGGTATTTACATACATCCACCTGCAAGTACTTTGTCGTGCATTAAAGTTTCTCCCTTAATTGCTTTTGGTTTGTTCAGTTAGCAGAtggagaatatttttttccattttccactATTTcaaagttcagactggaaattgaGACAGGATGAAAGCTTTATTTCCCGCCTCTAATTTATCAAAAAACAAGAGTGAATGAAACAATTGTGTTCTTAAAAATTTATGAAGCTAGATTTTCAGAGCCAGGGAAAAAGCAGCTACCTAGCTAATGATAGGACAAGAGCTCCTAGGAAGGTTTGGCCTTAACTGCCATGGAAATCATATTTAAGGTAAAGGTTACGTGTAGTTGCAAATCATGTTTTAACGAGTATATCAACCCATGAGAACAAATACAGAACATGATTGAAGTAATTGCAATAGGTTGCAGCTGGCTGACCTGAATCGCGATTAAAACAGAGTTTAAATCGATCCACCCCTGCCTCGAGCAATTCACTGCCCTTCTCCGAGTCCGGTCCCGCCATGGCCGAGGGGATGACACGTGCTACCCCCGCGCCGGCTCCCACCCGCGGCCTGAGCCCGACACCCCCCGGCGGGGCCCCTAGCCCCCGACCCACCTTTACGATGCCCTTGATGTAGCCGTGCCTCTCGGCGAAGTCGATCGCCCTCAGCTTAGCGGGGCCCTTCCGGTGCTTCACGTGGGCTCGGAACACAGACCCGGCGCCCTTCCGCTGGCCCCTGATCACGCGGCCCATGGCGCTCTGCGGGGAGAACGGACCCGGCTCGCGACAAACCGCTGACGCCGCGCGCGCCGCGCCGCGCGGCCCGGCCGAACCcaaccgccgccgccgccgccccccgcaGCGCCGCGCTGGCCCTTCCCGCCCTGGGAGGCCGGGCCGACAACCGGGCGCGAGGCGAGGAGGCCCCAAGAGCCGGCTGCGATTCGGACCTCGGGCCCCTGCCCGGTCCCCCCCCGAAACCTCGCGACCCGTTCAAACCCCTCCCGCCAAGGGCGCAGGGAAGAGCCGAGGGAAGGCTCGGGGCGGCCGGGGCTGGGTCGCCCCCGATGCAGGCGGATGGACCCGGCTCCTGTAGCGTCACCTTGCTCCTACCTCCTCTGCTGCCTACTCCAGAAAGGAAGGGGGAAGGACGGTAGGGGGGTCATGGCGGCGCTAAACCCTTCCGGGGCAAGGCACGGGCGCCGCGCGGTGACGTCATGCCTCTTAGCTTCCCGGGTAACGTAGTCCCGTCGCCTTCGCTTCTAGTCGAACTCCGAGTctgaggggaggggcggggcgagGCGCATGCGCCTCTCATGGAGGGTGAGAGGAGGCCAGGCTCGTGCTTGGGCCCAGTGATGCTGAGGGAAGGGGCGCGTCTGTAagtgcagcccccgccccctccctatgTGACGTCATTACCGTCGGGAGCAGGGCGCTGTGTCACATTCGCTCCTGGGAGCCAGGCCCGTGCAGCGTGGCACGTCTCCGCAAATCAGTAACCGCCCCGCCCACATTCCTACGCTCGACTCCAGTCTCGCGGCTGCCACGCCCCGAGCCTgagagggtttgtctacacgcGGGGTTGCGCCGGTTTAACTTCATTTTGAAACTGAGTTTAGTTCAACCTAGTTTAGTTGAATGGCCGCCGAAGGCTGTGGGTGTCACCCGGGATGTTTTACGTGGCGCTCACACCGGTCCCGCTCTACACTGGTTAACGCTCAGCAACCCCCCCACGCCCTCCGGTCGGCTCCCCTGGACTGCGCGCCCCGCAGCTCCCCGCGCTTGTAGGGGGGCTTGAGGCTGTCGCTGAGCCGCTACTGTAGGGGGCCCCATGGTGGCCACCCCACTGTCCACTCAAGTAGGGACCCCTGGCTCCTCCGTCTTGATGTGGGGAGTCAAAGTAGAGTGAGTGGCTTGAGACCCGGTGCACATGGGTGCCACAGTGcggctcaggtttggccctgtgACCCGTTCATCGTGACGGGGGCAGCTGGGCCAGTATAGCGTGAGTGGCCTTGTGAGCTGATTCGCAGGACTTGCAGCACAGCTCAGTTCTGGAAGCAGCTCGGGGGCAAACCAGAATGGGCGGTGAAGTGGCTGACAGTATGTGTGTAGCGCTGTAAGGGCCACTGCACAAGTCTGTGTGGAGGCTCTTCTGGTGGAGTAAGCCAGTGTTTCAGTTTAGCATAGGTCAGTTAGGAAcagaaacaaaccaaaataaaccGCTTGTCAACTGAAATGAAAGTGTCTGCACAAAGGTTTGCACTGGTCTGGTGAAAATTTGTGGGTAGAAACCCCCCCACTCTCAAAACATGTTGTGACCTAAAGCCCATGTTCGCTGCTGACTCTCACATGTGCTGCTGCAGTTTCCTTGTTTAAGTATGGGTGTTGCTAGCAGGGCTCTGACATGGTTTGCCTGTCCAGTGTGAACAGGGCGTGTTTTCTTAGAACTGTGTTACCCAAGCCTTGCTAAGGTTCCTCCTCTCTGTAAaaagcactgtcataaatataaagggaagggtaaacccctttgaaatccctcctggccaggggaaagctcctctcacctgtaaagggtgaagaagctaaaggtaacctcgctggcacctgaccaaaatgaccaatgaggagacaagatactttcaaaagctgggaggagggagagaaacaaagggtctgtgtctgtctgtatgctggtctttgccagggatagaccaggaatggagtcttagaacttttagtaagtaatctagctatgtatgtgttagattatgatttctttaaatggctgagaaaagaattgtgctgaatagaataactatttctgtctgtgtatctttttcgtaacttaaggttttgcctagaggggttctctatgtttttgaatctaattaccctgtaagatatctaccatcctgattttacaggggggatttctttatttctatttacttctattttttattaaaagtcttcttgtaaaaaactgaatgctttttcattgttctcagatccaagggtttgggtctgtagtcacctaggcaaattggtgaggctttttaccaaaccttgtccaggaagtggggtgcagggttttgggaagtattttggggggaaagacgcgtccaaacagctcttccccagtaaccagtattagtttggtggtggtagcggccagtccaaggacaacgggggggaatattttgtaccttggggaagtttttgacctaagctggtaaagataagcttaggaggtttttcatgcaggtccccacatctgtaccctagagttcagagtgggggaggaaccttgacaagcactATTTCAGAACACCACTCTAAAGGTTTAGgtttgtttgtcttttaaaaCGCTTGTACACTTTGATCAAAGAAATAATGGTCTGTACCTCTAtatctcattttttaaatatcTGGGGGTTAATGTCATTTCTAACCTTGGAGACCCTGTATCAAGCCACTTTCCCTGAGCTGGCAGTCCCATTCCAAAGGTAGGCTGCCACTTGGCAATCCCAGTTACTGGCTTGATAGACAGTGCTGTTTGTGTGAAGTGGTTGCCTaggctgactttttaaaaaagacttctACATCGTTTAGTTTAGGTTCAATAGTCTTTGTTCGGGCTGAGAAGTGAATCTGGATCTTCATGAAAACTCTTCATCAGCCATTTTTAGGTGCCTTTGTCAGATTTTAATCTATATTAATTAGGAGCTAAACTGCAATTATTGCAAACTGGAGATAATTCCCTCGGTGGCTGGCCATAGTCAGCTGCTGTCCCTCTATGAAAAGGGGAAGTGAAGAGTGTCTAAACTGCTGTTACAGCCTGTGTTTTCAGCATGGAAGAGGTCCTGCTCCCTTCTTATGGGATCACCAATACTATCACAACTTACTTTCTTCCGGCACAGTGAGTCTATTGTTATTTTCAGTTTGGGTCACTGGGAAATTAGAATGAACACAGCAGGTGTAGACTCACATGTGCAATTGTTTGTAGGCCAGCGTTTTCCTCTCATTGAACTGAGCTAAATGTAAACATCCAGAATTTCCTTTGTGCTAAACTTTCTGCTTCATGGTTTCCCCAGGACAAAAGGGGGTTAAAAACCTTCCGTCATTACAGGCAAACCATCCTGACACTAAGGCACTGTATGAATCTTCACATGTTATCTGTATAAACAGCACATTATACTGGTCACTGCTATTCTGTGTCCTCTACAGCAGATGAAGAGTGGTAACGAGTAACCAATTAGGTAAGGATAAATATAGTTGTATAATGTTGTAGTATACTCTGTcacacttttattattatttatttgtatttccatagtgcctaagagccctagtcatggaccaggtaccccactgcactaggcactgtacagacagaacaaaaaggggtccgtgccccaaagagcttacaatctaagttatCTCTCATCTTATAAGTATGTCATTTCTATTAGAGCTTATCCACATGGTGCAGCCATGCACActagaggggtgtgatttctaaagtgcaccaaTGTGTTGCACACAAACTgacccatgtagaccctgctggtgtgcactagaaGTTCCCTCATGTAcattaacatagtgctgtttcaaACACGGTAGTGTTGTTATTCCCTAACAAGGTGGATCATTGCTGGAGGGGATGTT
The Eretmochelys imbricata isolate rEreImb1 chromosome 1, rEreImb1.hap1, whole genome shotgun sequence DNA segment above includes these coding regions:
- the RPL8 gene encoding large ribosomal subunit protein uL2; protein product: MGRVIRGQRKGAGSVFRAHVKHRKGPAKLRAIDFAERHGYIKGIVKDIIHDPGRGAPLAKVAFRDPYRFKKRTELFIAAEGIHTGQFVYCGKKAQLNIGNVLPVGTMPEGTIVCCLEEKPGDRGKLARASGNYATVISHNPETKKTRVKLPSGSKKVISSANRAVVGIVAGGGRIDKPILKAGRAYHKYKAKRNCWPRVRGVAMNPVEHPFGGGNHQHIGKPSTIRRDAPAGRKVGLIAARRTGRLRGTKTVQEKEN